Below is a genomic region from Pseudomonadota bacterium.
TTCATCTGTCAACCGGCAGATTTTCTCCTTGACGGCGAATCGGTGGTTGCGCGATTCTGGCAGAAATCGATTCGAACGGGAGTCCGTCATGTCCCTGCGCTGGATGATCTGTGTTCCCCTGGCTCTGATGCTTTCAGGGNNNNNNNNNNCCATCACGGAAAAGTCTGTCATGGACCATGCTGTTTCAATAGCCATGGATGAAGACTGCAACATGATGAAGCGCAGCGAGCGCGAGGGCAATTACTGCGTCGACTGGAACTACAAGCGCAAGCCGGAGGTGGTGGAGGCGCCGGTGACAGTTGCCTCGACCATGGACGCTCCGTTTCCTGTTATTTCTGACCTTGCGCCCGGATCGGCAGCCCTGCCGCACCATGGGACCCTGACGCCCGGGGAATACCATCTGGTGGCCACGGGTTCCGGAGCGGGAACTTCCGCACCGGAAAAGACCGTATCATCGGCTGATGGTTCCTTCGATGGCAGCCGCTGGAAGCCCCTGAACCTGCCGCGTGCGGGGACATCTGCACAGGAACGTTGATTTTTGCCTGCCGGATGGCGCATTCTGGGCCCGCAAAAGAACAACCGGTTTTGATGGAGCCCGAGCATGTTGACAGTTGGTGACCGTTTTCCCCATTTCAGCCTGAAAGCCGCTACGGACGCGAACCACCCGAAGGTGCCGTTCCCCGTCCTCAGTAACGAAAGTTTCAAGGGCAAGTGGCTGGCTGTTTTCTTCTGGCCCAAGGATTTCACCTTCGTGTGCCCCACGGAAATCGCCGCTTTCGGAAAGCTGAACGCCCAGTTCGCCGAGCGTGACACCCAGGTTCTGGGCGTCTCCACAGACAGCGAGTTTGTACACCACGCATGGCGGACCCAGCATCCTG
It encodes:
- a CDS encoding peroxiredoxin, with the translated sequence MLTVGDRFPHFSLKAATDANHPKVPFPVLSNESFKGKWLAVFFWPKDFTFVCPTEIAAFGKLNAQFAERDTQVLGVSTDSEFVHHAWRTQHPDLKNLPFPMLADVKRELTSSLGVLDRKEGVAMRATYLVDPDGVIRFVSVHDLSVGRNVQEVLRTLDALQTDELCPCNWQKGEKTIEIA